The proteins below are encoded in one region of Mycolicibacterium neworleansense:
- a CDS encoding SgcJ/EcaC family oxidoreductase — MPGTEENTAAIVRAALDEWKAGIDTHDPQRVADVFTADAIFQGLRPYSVGRQGVFDYYDSQPQGMTVDFRFLETRRPADDVALGYLVAEFAFRDRDPVHLNLSVVVTRTDDDWRIAHYQVSPVPQPPGHRYGAGD, encoded by the coding sequence GTGCCGGGCACTGAGGAGAACACGGCGGCCATCGTCCGCGCGGCCCTCGACGAGTGGAAAGCCGGCATCGACACGCATGACCCACAGCGGGTGGCCGACGTGTTCACCGCCGACGCCATCTTCCAGGGCCTGCGGCCCTACAGCGTCGGGCGTCAGGGAGTCTTCGACTACTACGACTCCCAGCCGCAGGGCATGACCGTGGATTTCCGCTTCCTGGAAACCCGCAGGCCCGCCGATGATGTGGCGCTGGGATACCTGGTCGCGGAATTCGCGTTCCGCGACCGGGATCCCGTGCACCTCAACCTCAGCGTGGTGGTGACCCGCACCGACGACGATTGGCGCATCGCGCACTACCAGGTCAGCCCGGTGCCGCAACCTCCTGGGCACCGATACGGGGCCGGAGATTAA
- a CDS encoding LLM class F420-dependent oxidoreductase, whose amino-acid sequence MRFGLFIPQGWRLDLVDIPTENHWPVMRDLASYADAGDWDSLWVYDHFHTVPVPTDEATHEAWSLMAAYAATTSRIKLGQMCTAMSYRNPAYLAKIAATTDIISGGRVQMGIGGGWYEHEWRAYGYGFPSAGVRLGRLDEGVQIMRDAWRDGRVSFDGKHYQVDGAIVAPKPLQDTGIPLWIAGGGEKVTLRIAAKYAQYTNFTSEPEGFAHKSQVLADHCRDVGTDYGAIVRSANFNAVIGDSEADVAERVARLRARQAPVAGETAVDAMLANATAPESASGTPEQVVEKLQRMRDLGCEYAILYFPEAAYDRSGIELFEQKVIPALS is encoded by the coding sequence ATGCGCTTCGGACTCTTCATCCCGCAGGGCTGGCGCCTTGACCTCGTCGACATTCCCACCGAAAACCACTGGCCGGTGATGCGTGACCTGGCTTCCTACGCTGACGCGGGCGACTGGGACTCGCTGTGGGTCTACGACCACTTCCACACCGTTCCGGTGCCGACCGACGAGGCGACGCACGAGGCCTGGTCGTTGATGGCTGCCTATGCTGCCACTACGTCGCGGATCAAGCTGGGCCAGATGTGTACCGCGATGAGCTACCGCAATCCGGCATACCTGGCCAAGATCGCCGCCACCACCGACATCATCTCCGGCGGCCGCGTGCAGATGGGTATCGGCGGCGGCTGGTATGAACACGAGTGGCGGGCCTACGGCTACGGTTTCCCGTCGGCGGGCGTGCGGTTGGGCCGGCTCGACGAGGGTGTCCAGATCATGCGCGACGCCTGGCGCGACGGGCGGGTCAGCTTCGACGGCAAGCACTACCAGGTCGACGGCGCGATCGTCGCACCTAAGCCGTTGCAGGACACCGGTATTCCGTTGTGGATCGCCGGAGGTGGGGAGAAGGTGACGCTGCGCATCGCAGCCAAGTACGCGCAGTACACCAACTTCACCTCCGAGCCCGAGGGCTTTGCCCACAAGTCGCAGGTCCTTGCCGACCATTGCCGCGACGTCGGAACCGACTATGGCGCGATCGTGCGGTCGGCCAACTTCAACGCCGTCATCGGCGACTCGGAGGCCGACGTCGCCGAGCGCGTCGCGCGGTTACGGGCCCGGCAGGCACCCGTGGCAGGGGAGACTGCCGTCGATGCCATGCTCGCCAACGCCACCGCGCCCGAATCGGCAAGCGGTACACCCGAACAGGTCGTCGAGAAGCTGCAGCGGATGCGCGACCTCGGTTGTGAGTACGCGATCCTGTACTTCCCGGAGGCCGCCTATGACCGGTCCGGTATCGAGCTGTTCGAGCAGAAGGTCATCCCCGCACTGAGCTAG